From the genome of Halomonas sp. 1513, one region includes:
- a CDS encoding putrescine ABC transporter permease PotH translates to MKLSPLARLPRALRPGRGWVIAAPLLWLTLFFLLPFGIVLKISLSEAAISVPPYGAILDYSAETLNIALNFGNYLFLTTDTLYIAAYWGSVKIAFFSTLLCLLIGYPMAYAMARAPARWQLVLLLLVMLPSWTSFLIRVYAWMGILSNNGLINNGLLWLGLIDSPIRMMNTNFAVILGIVYAYLPFMILPLYANLSRLDGSLLEAASDLGSRKINTFLKVTLPLSKGGIIAGSMLVFIPAVGEYVIPELLGGPNTVMIGKVLWEEFFHNRDWPVASALAMVMLAILIIPIALFHRYQSRELKE, encoded by the coding sequence ATGAAGCTTTCCCCGCTGGCGCGCCTGCCGCGCGCGCTGCGCCCCGGCCGCGGCTGGGTGATCGCAGCGCCACTGCTGTGGCTGACGCTATTCTTCCTGCTGCCGTTCGGCATCGTGCTCAAGATCAGCCTCTCCGAGGCGGCGATCTCGGTGCCGCCCTACGGGGCGATACTCGACTACAGCGCCGAGACGCTGAATATCGCCTTGAACTTCGGCAACTATCTGTTCCTGACCACCGATACCCTGTATATCGCCGCCTACTGGGGCTCGGTGAAGATCGCCTTCTTCTCGACGCTGCTGTGCCTGCTGATCGGCTACCCGATGGCCTATGCCATGGCGCGGGCGCCGGCGCGCTGGCAGCTGGTGCTGCTGCTGCTGGTGATGCTGCCGTCGTGGACCTCGTTCCTGATCCGCGTCTACGCCTGGATGGGCATTCTCAGCAACAACGGTCTGATCAACAACGGCCTACTGTGGCTGGGGCTGATCGACTCGCCGATCCGCATGATGAACACCAACTTCGCGGTGATCCTGGGCATCGTCTACGCCTACCTGCCGTTCATGATCCTGCCGCTCTACGCCAACCTGTCGCGGCTCGACGGCTCGCTGCTGGAGGCGGCCTCTGACCTCGGTTCGCGCAAGATCAATACCTTCCTCAAGGTGACCCTGCCGCTCTCCAAGGGCGGCATCATCGCCGGCTCGATGCTGGTGTTCATCCCCGCGGTGGGTGAGTACGTGATACCCGAACTGCTGGGCGGCCCCAACACGGTGATGATCGGCAAGGTGCTGTGGGAGGAGTTCTTCCACAACCGCGACTGGCCGGTGGCCTCGGCGCTGGCGATGGTGATGCTGGCGATCCTGATCATCCCGATTGCGCTGTTCCACCGTTACCAGAGCCGTGAGCTGAAGGAGTGA
- a CDS encoding gamma-glutamyl-gamma-aminobutyrate hydrolase, whose amino-acid sequence MSSRPLVGGIACRREVEGHPAHMVTDKYLQALRDYGLAPLVLPVWEDGSGLEASLLAELDGLLLTGSYTNVAPARYGAEPAPQNTRGDLHRDAAALAWIPAALDLGMPLFGICRGFQEINVAFGGTLYQALQTVPGLLDHREPEGDKASQYALSHDLTILPGGTLAALHASPESRVNSLHQQGVAELGLGLRAEAVAPDGVIEALSVEGARRFALAVQWHPEWQPAQHPLYDALFHGFAAACRERAAERRGAAMLIDA is encoded by the coding sequence ATGTCCAGTCGACCGCTGGTGGGGGGCATTGCCTGTCGTCGCGAGGTGGAAGGCCACCCCGCGCACATGGTCACCGATAAGTATCTCCAGGCGCTGCGCGACTATGGGCTTGCCCCACTGGTGCTGCCGGTATGGGAGGATGGCAGCGGCCTGGAGGCGAGCCTGCTCGCTGAGCTCGACGGCCTGCTGCTGACCGGCAGTTACACCAATGTGGCGCCGGCCCGCTATGGTGCCGAGCCGGCCCCGCAGAATACCCGCGGCGACCTGCATCGTGATGCCGCGGCGCTGGCCTGGATTCCTGCTGCGCTGGACCTGGGGATGCCGCTGTTCGGCATCTGTCGCGGTTTCCAGGAGATCAACGTGGCCTTCGGCGGCACCCTGTATCAGGCGCTTCAGACGGTGCCGGGGCTGCTCGATCACCGCGAACCAGAGGGCGACAAGGCGAGCCAGTATGCGCTGAGCCACGATCTGACGATCCTGCCCGGTGGCACGCTGGCGGCGCTGCATGCCTCGCCGGAGAGTCGCGTCAACTCGCTGCATCAGCAGGGCGTGGCCGAGCTGGGGCTGGGGCTGCGCGCCGAGGCAGTGGCGCCGGATGGGGTGATCGAGGCGCTGTCGGTGGAGGGCGCGCGGCGCTTCGCCCTGGCGGTGCAGTGGCACCCCGAATGGCAGCCCGCACAGCATCCTCTCTACGACGCCCTGTTTCACGGCTTCGCCGCGGCCTGCCGCGAGCGGGCCGCGGAGCGTCGTGGCGCCGCCATGCTGATCGACGCCTGA
- a CDS encoding glutamine synthetase, whose amino-acid sequence MSVTASAEAEAFLERHPDIDSVDLLISDLNGVMRGKRIPRDNLIKAFSAGINLPASLFALDINGNTIEETGLGLSSGDGDRICRPVAGTLMPCPWLRKGRQGQLLMTMFEADGSGFFADPRQVLQRVLRRFADAGLTPVVAVELEFYLVDRSRDAQGYAQPPCSPATGERASQSQLYSINELDEYADFLEDIQAAAVAQQLPLDTALKECAPGQFEINLTHCDDVLKACDSSVLLKRLIKGVAIQHGFEATFMAKPYGDEAGNGTHVHISLVDAHGRNVFAAEDDNPLGTPALRHAVAGLLALMPASMAIFAPNINSFRRFQPGLYVPMAPTWGYDNRSVAVRIPSGPKAAKRIEHRVAGADVNPYLLLATLLASIDHGLRQQLTPPPAIEGNAYDQCEPSLTNSWQQALTLLGEDEVLAEALGEPFLHVYLANRQAERDQAMQAVSQLEYDWYLRQV is encoded by the coding sequence ATGTCGGTGACTGCGTCTGCTGAGGCCGAGGCCTTTCTCGAGCGCCATCCCGATATCGACAGCGTCGACCTGTTGATCAGCGACCTCAACGGCGTGATGCGCGGCAAGCGCATTCCCCGCGACAATCTGATCAAGGCCTTCAGTGCCGGCATCAACCTCCCTGCATCGCTGTTTGCCCTCGATATCAATGGCAATACCATCGAGGAGACCGGCCTGGGGCTCTCCAGCGGCGACGGCGATCGCATCTGCCGCCCGGTGGCCGGCACCCTGATGCCGTGTCCCTGGCTGCGCAAGGGGCGCCAGGGTCAGCTGCTGATGACCATGTTCGAAGCCGACGGCAGCGGCTTCTTCGCCGATCCCCGCCAGGTCCTGCAGCGCGTCTTGCGACGCTTTGCCGATGCCGGCCTGACCCCGGTGGTGGCCGTGGAGCTGGAGTTCTACCTGGTCGATCGCAGCCGCGATGCCCAGGGCTACGCCCAGCCGCCCTGCTCGCCGGCCACCGGGGAGCGCGCCTCCCAGAGCCAGCTCTACTCGATCAACGAGCTCGACGAGTACGCCGACTTCCTGGAGGACATCCAGGCCGCCGCCGTCGCCCAGCAGCTGCCGCTGGACACCGCCTTGAAGGAGTGCGCCCCCGGGCAGTTCGAGATCAACCTGACCCACTGCGACGACGTGCTCAAGGCCTGCGACAGCTCGGTGCTGCTCAAGCGCTTGATCAAGGGCGTGGCCATCCAGCACGGCTTCGAGGCCACCTTCATGGCCAAGCCCTACGGCGACGAGGCGGGTAACGGCACCCATGTGCATATCAGCCTGGTCGATGCCCACGGCCGCAACGTGTTCGCCGCCGAGGACGATAATCCGCTGGGCACCCCGGCGCTACGCCATGCCGTGGCGGGCCTGCTGGCCCTGATGCCGGCGTCGATGGCGATCTTCGCCCCCAACATCAACTCCTTCCGGCGCTTCCAGCCCGGGCTCTACGTGCCCATGGCGCCGACCTGGGGCTACGACAATCGCTCGGTGGCGGTACGCATCCCCTCCGGCCCCAAGGCCGCCAAGCGCATCGAGCACCGCGTGGCCGGCGCCGACGTCAATCCCTACCTGCTGCTGGCCACCCTGCTGGCCTCCATCGACCACGGCCTGCGCCAGCAGCTGACGCCGCCGCCGGCGATCGAGGGCAACGCCTATGACCAGTGCGAGCCGAGCCTGACCAATAGCTGGCAGCAGGCGCTGACGCTGCTCGGCGAGGACGAGGTGCTAGCCGAGGCGCTCGGCGAGCCGTTCCTGCACGTCTACCTGGCCAACCGCCAGGCCGAGCGCGACCAGGCGATGCAGGCGGTTAGCCAGCTCGAATACGACTGGTACCTGCGCCAGGTCTAG
- a CDS encoding putrescine ABC transporter permease PotI: MKKPSFTTLMLIAGLLFLYLPMAILVFYSFNSSRLVTVWAGFSGRWYIELFRDRQILAAVWTSLRIAFFSATMAVCLGTMAAFVMTRFTRFRGKTALSSMVTAPLVMPEVITGLSLLLLFVHMAQMIGWPADRGMVTIWIAHTTFCSAYVAVVVASRLREVDLSIEEAALDLGSPPLKTFFQITLPMIAPALAAGWLLAFTLSLDDLVIASFVSGPGASTLPMVVFSSVRMGVSPKINALATLIILTVSLATFLAWYFMRRSENKRRMAMAQQDAG, encoded by the coding sequence ATGAAGAAGCCATCCTTTACCACGCTGATGCTGATCGCGGGACTGCTGTTCCTGTACCTGCCGATGGCGATCCTGGTGTTCTACTCGTTCAACTCGTCGCGGCTGGTGACGGTGTGGGCCGGGTTCTCGGGGCGCTGGTACATCGAGCTGTTCCGCGATCGCCAGATCCTGGCGGCGGTGTGGACCAGCCTGCGCATCGCCTTCTTCTCGGCGACCATGGCGGTGTGCCTGGGGACCATGGCGGCCTTCGTCATGACCCGCTTCACGCGCTTTCGCGGCAAGACCGCGCTGTCGAGCATGGTCACCGCGCCGCTGGTAATGCCCGAGGTGATCACCGGCCTGTCGCTGCTGCTGCTGTTCGTGCATATGGCGCAGATGATCGGCTGGCCGGCGGACCGCGGCATGGTCACCATCTGGATCGCCCATACCACCTTCTGCAGCGCCTATGTGGCGGTGGTAGTGGCCTCGCGGCTGCGCGAGGTCGACCTATCGATCGAGGAGGCGGCGCTGGATCTGGGCTCACCGCCGCTCAAGACGTTCTTCCAGATCACCCTGCCGATGATCGCCCCGGCGCTGGCCGCCGGCTGGCTGCTGGCGTTCACCCTGTCGCTGGACGACCTGGTGATCGCCAGCTTCGTCTCCGGCCCCGGCGCCAGTACCCTGCCGATGGTGGTGTTCTCCTCGGTGCGCATGGGCGTCTCGCCGAAGATCAACGCCCTGGCCACCCTGATCATCCTCACGGTGTCGCTGGCGACCTTCCTGGCCTGGTACTTCATGCGCCGCAGTGAGAACAAGCGGCGCATGGCCATGGCGCAGCAGGACGCCGGCTGA
- a CDS encoding gamma-glutamylputrescine oxidoreductase, with translation MTQTPATPHVASYYAATANAGPERPSLSGEMSCDVCVVGAGFTGISSALHLAERGYKVVVLEAARVGFGASGRNGGQIVNSYSRDMDVIEAKYGLDTARALGDMAFEGNRIIRSRIEQYAIDCDLKNGNLFAACNARQMEGLREHQALWQRYGNRELELLEGEALKREVSSERYVGALVDHSGGHLHPLNLVLGQAAALEALGGRIFEQSPLLELTHGEPVRLRTPEGSVVAERVVLAGNAYLQGVVPELEGKSMPCGTQIVTTEPLGERGRALLPNDMAVEDCNYLLDYYRLTGDGRLLYGGGVSYGGQDPASIEAVIRPKLLKTFPELGDVKIDYAWSGNFLMTLNRLPQFGRLNANVYYAQGYSGHGVTCSHLAGRLIAEVIEGESERFDAFAGLPHLPFPGGRLLRVPLSALGAWYYSLRDRFGV, from the coding sequence ATGACCCAGACGCCTGCCACTCCGCACGTGGCGTCCTACTATGCTGCCACGGCCAATGCCGGCCCCGAGCGGCCCAGCCTCAGCGGTGAGATGAGCTGCGACGTGTGCGTGGTCGGTGCCGGCTTCACCGGCATCTCGTCGGCGCTGCATCTCGCCGAGCGCGGCTACAAGGTGGTGGTGCTGGAGGCGGCGCGGGTGGGGTTTGGCGCCTCGGGTCGCAACGGCGGACAGATCGTCAACAGCTACAGCCGTGACATGGACGTCATCGAGGCCAAGTACGGCCTCGACACCGCCCGCGCCCTGGGCGACATGGCCTTCGAGGGCAACCGCATCATCCGCTCGCGCATCGAGCAGTACGCCATCGACTGCGATCTCAAGAACGGTAACCTGTTCGCCGCCTGTAACGCCCGCCAGATGGAGGGGCTGCGCGAGCACCAGGCGCTGTGGCAGCGCTACGGCAACCGCGAGCTGGAGCTGCTCGAGGGCGAGGCGCTCAAGCGCGAGGTGAGCAGCGAGCGCTACGTCGGGGCGCTGGTCGACCACTCCGGCGGCCATCTGCATCCGCTCAATCTGGTGCTCGGCCAGGCGGCGGCCTTGGAGGCGCTGGGCGGCAGGATCTTCGAACAGTCGCCGCTGCTCGAGCTCACCCACGGCGAGCCGGTGCGGCTGCGTACTCCCGAAGGCTCGGTGGTAGCCGAGCGCGTGGTGCTGGCCGGCAACGCCTACCTGCAGGGCGTGGTACCCGAGCTGGAAGGCAAGTCGATGCCCTGCGGCACCCAGATCGTCACCACCGAGCCCCTCGGCGAGCGTGGCCGGGCGCTGCTGCCCAACGACATGGCGGTGGAGGACTGCAACTACCTGCTCGACTACTATCGCCTGACCGGCGACGGCCGGCTGCTGTATGGCGGCGGCGTCAGCTACGGCGGCCAGGACCCCGCCAGCATCGAGGCGGTGATCCGCCCCAAGTTGCTCAAGACCTTTCCCGAGCTCGGCGACGTCAAGATCGACTACGCCTGGAGCGGCAATTTCCTGATGACGCTCAATCGCCTGCCGCAGTTCGGCCGGCTCAACGCCAATGTCTACTACGCCCAGGGCTACTCCGGTCACGGTGTGACCTGCAGCCACCTGGCCGGGCGCTTGATCGCCGAGGTCATCGAAGGCGAGAGCGAGCGCTTCGACGCCTTCGCCGGCCTGCCGCATCTGCCGTTCCCCGGCGGGCGCCTGCTGCGGGTGCCGCTGTCGGCGCTGGGGGCGTGGTATTACTCGCTGCGCGATCGTTTCGGTGTCTAG